In Ctenopharyngodon idella isolate HZGC_01 chromosome 2, HZGC01, whole genome shotgun sequence, the following are encoded in one genomic region:
- the si:ch211-106k21.5 gene encoding leucine-rich repeat-containing protein 38 isoform X2, which translates to MTREGLVFLCGLGILQMLSVTEGSIGGCGCPAASILSHFPSKVSNDTCCLNYSGSTFNQMSWPAFLSHTHLQVLDLTNCNISHIDHSEVGDAVSSLRELYLSQNRLTSLPADFLTKAYSLEVLDLGVNHLKDLPERFLQNSDKLRVLILGWNQLSALPHSALKPSLKHLELIGNPWDCTCLLWEGLQSGLHDNSSSLQDLVGNLTCASPQNLAGRTIWSLQTSDVCHVANLTALFILLPLLLLLSLVLCWCCGRKKKRKETPSFSPTRKRANNPHCNGRWPHAKLPTEESAVSVDSGKEVILRNQLMLQPSSTLLGSTRDIYEEVEIKLGSVDSLAPPPSTCSTEGTAGKQDLDTVSVSEVMKDSADREKAYLTQSTEYYSLVPGIEIEDSDHGEYESVDLS; encoded by the exons ATGACACGTGAAG gGCTTGTCTTTTTATGCGGGTTGGGGATTCTCCAAATGCTGAGTGTGACTGAAGGAAGCATTGGGGGATGTGGGTGTCCAGCAGCCAGCATTTTGTCTCACTTTCCATCTAAGGTATCCAATGACACATGCTGCTTGAACTACTCAGGATCCACATTTAACCAGATGTCGTGGCCAGCTTTTTTGTCACATACACACTTGCAGGTTTTGGACCTGACGAACTGTAATATCAGTCACATTGATCACAGTGAGGTCGGTGACGCTGTCAGTTCACTGAGAGAGCTGTATCTCAGCCAGAACAGACTGACATCTCTCCCAGCTGACTTCCTCACTAAAGCTTATAGTTTGGAAGTGTTGGATTTAGGAGTGAATCATCTGAAGGATCTGCCTGAGCGATTTCTGCAGAACTCGGACAAACTGCGAGTGCTGATCCTGGGATGGAACCAGCTGAGCGCTCTGCCTCATTCAGCGCTTAAGCCTTCGCTAAAGCATCTGGAGCTCATTGGAAACCCCTGGGACTGTACATGCTTGCTGTGGGAGGGGCTTCAAAGTGGTCTGCATGACAACTCCAGCAGCCTTCAGGACCTCGTAGGTAATCTGACCTGTGCCTCTCCTCAAAATCTGGCAGGGCGGACGATTTGGTCTTTGCAGACCAGTGACGTGTGTCATGTGGCCAACCTGACCGCTCTCTTCATCCTGCTTCCCCTGCTCCTCCTCCTCAGTTTGGTGCTGTGTTGGTGCTGTGGcagaaagaagaagaggaaagaGACTCCCTCGTTCAGCCCAACTCGCAAAAGGGCCAACAACCCCCATTGCAATGGACGGTGGCCACATGCCAAACTGCCCACTGAGGAGTCAGCTGTGTCTGTCGACAGCGGCAAGGAGGTCATACTGAGGAACCAGCTGATGCTTCAGCCCTCGTCCACCCTGTTAGGCAGCACTCGGGATATTTATGAGGAGGTGGAGATCAAACTGGGCTCTGTGGACTCGCTGGCTCCTCCGCCGTCAACTTGCTCCACAGAAGGGACCGCAGGAAAGCAGGACCTGGACACGGTGAGTGTGAGTGAGGTGATGAAGGACTCGGCCGATCGGGAGAAGGCGTACTTGACCCAGTCCACTGAATACTACAGCCTGGTTCCCGGGATTGAAATTGAAGACTCCGATCATGGAGAGTATGAAAGTGTGGACCTCTCGTGA
- the si:ch211-106k21.5 gene encoding peroxidasin isoform X1, whose protein sequence is MKNEKELHRLVFLCGLGILQMLSVTEGSIGGCGCPAASILSHFPSKVSNDTCCLNYSGSTFNQMSWPAFLSHTHLQVLDLTNCNISHIDHSEVGDAVSSLRELYLSQNRLTSLPADFLTKAYSLEVLDLGVNHLKDLPERFLQNSDKLRVLILGWNQLSALPHSALKPSLKHLELIGNPWDCTCLLWEGLQSGLHDNSSSLQDLVGNLTCASPQNLAGRTIWSLQTSDVCHVANLTALFILLPLLLLLSLVLCWCCGRKKKRKETPSFSPTRKRANNPHCNGRWPHAKLPTEESAVSVDSGKEVILRNQLMLQPSSTLLGSTRDIYEEVEIKLGSVDSLAPPPSTCSTEGTAGKQDLDTVSVSEVMKDSADREKAYLTQSTEYYSLVPGIEIEDSDHGEYESVDLS, encoded by the exons atgaagaacgaaaaagaacttcacc gGCTTGTCTTTTTATGCGGGTTGGGGATTCTCCAAATGCTGAGTGTGACTGAAGGAAGCATTGGGGGATGTGGGTGTCCAGCAGCCAGCATTTTGTCTCACTTTCCATCTAAGGTATCCAATGACACATGCTGCTTGAACTACTCAGGATCCACATTTAACCAGATGTCGTGGCCAGCTTTTTTGTCACATACACACTTGCAGGTTTTGGACCTGACGAACTGTAATATCAGTCACATTGATCACAGTGAGGTCGGTGACGCTGTCAGTTCACTGAGAGAGCTGTATCTCAGCCAGAACAGACTGACATCTCTCCCAGCTGACTTCCTCACTAAAGCTTATAGTTTGGAAGTGTTGGATTTAGGAGTGAATCATCTGAAGGATCTGCCTGAGCGATTTCTGCAGAACTCGGACAAACTGCGAGTGCTGATCCTGGGATGGAACCAGCTGAGCGCTCTGCCTCATTCAGCGCTTAAGCCTTCGCTAAAGCATCTGGAGCTCATTGGAAACCCCTGGGACTGTACATGCTTGCTGTGGGAGGGGCTTCAAAGTGGTCTGCATGACAACTCCAGCAGCCTTCAGGACCTCGTAGGTAATCTGACCTGTGCCTCTCCTCAAAATCTGGCAGGGCGGACGATTTGGTCTTTGCAGACCAGTGACGTGTGTCATGTGGCCAACCTGACCGCTCTCTTCATCCTGCTTCCCCTGCTCCTCCTCCTCAGTTTGGTGCTGTGTTGGTGCTGTGGcagaaagaagaagaggaaagaGACTCCCTCGTTCAGCCCAACTCGCAAAAGGGCCAACAACCCCCATTGCAATGGACGGTGGCCACATGCCAAACTGCCCACTGAGGAGTCAGCTGTGTCTGTCGACAGCGGCAAGGAGGTCATACTGAGGAACCAGCTGATGCTTCAGCCCTCGTCCACCCTGTTAGGCAGCACTCGGGATATTTATGAGGAGGTGGAGATCAAACTGGGCTCTGTGGACTCGCTGGCTCCTCCGCCGTCAACTTGCTCCACAGAAGGGACCGCAGGAAAGCAGGACCTGGACACGGTGAGTGTGAGTGAGGTGATGAAGGACTCGGCCGATCGGGAGAAGGCGTACTTGACCCAGTCCACTGAATACTACAGCCTGGTTCCCGGGATTGAAATTGAAGACTCCGATCATGGAGAGTATGAAAGTGTGGACCTCTCGTGA
- the best4 gene encoding bestrophin-4 isoform X1, with protein sequence MTVSYTLKVANAKFGGFSKLLFRWKGSIYKLLYREFMVFCLLYSFISVIYRCVLNNEQQEMFERLARHCNKFAKLIPMSFVLGFYVTQAFQRWWGQYTSFPLPDNLMMVVSGNVHGTDERGRLLRRTLMRYANLSSVLILRSISTRVRKRFPTLEDIVEAGFMTEEELKKLNHLYSDFNKYWMPLAWFANLASHARKEGRVKDDIALRLLMDVSAFKHVKIMYMRNKSTIIPSFLPLCQELNNYRSKCSMLFHYDWISIPLVYTQVVTVAVYSFFTFCLIGRQFVKPEKDGEKVLDLYVPIFTLLEFFFYAGWLKVGELIINPFGEDDDDFETNQLIDRNIQVSMLAVDDMHQNLPPLEKDKYWVDKGPSYPSASMKPVFMGSTHDMRILEEDSEESVPTAKTQMLAINVWPTTHKGKKQKSKSFQQLCLCCSAKCKNERSRLEQPSKSSILSAPQQQNMTMCQEKLLGLPETTGPTNQDP encoded by the exons ATGACGGTGTCCTACACGCTCAAGGTGGCCAATGCCAAGTTTGGAGGCTTCTCAAAGTTGCTCTTCCGATGGAAAGGAAGCATTTACAAGCTTCTATACAGAGAATTCATGGTCTTCTGCTTACTGTACAGCTTCATCAGTGTTATATACAG GTGTGTCCTCAATAATGAACAACAGGAGATGTTTGAGCGACTTGCACGTCATTGTAACAAGTTTGCTAaactcatccccatgtcatttgttcttg GGTTCTATGTCACACAGGCGTTTCAACGCTGGTGGGGTCAATATACAAGCTTTCCCCTGCCAGATAACCTGATGATGGTCGTATCTGGGAATGTCCATGGCACAGATGAAAGAGGCCGTCTGCTGAGGAGAACTCTGATGAGATACGCAAACCTGTCATCGGTCCTCATCCTGCGCTCCATCAGTACACGAGTGCGCAAGAGATTCCCAACTCTGGAGGACATTGTGGAGGCAG GATTCATGACCGAAGAGGAGCTTAAGAAACTAAACCATCTGTACTCTGACTTTAACAAGTACTGGATGCCACTTGCATGGTTTGCAAACCTGGCATCACACGCAAGAAAAGAAGGACGTGTGAAAGATGATATAGCCTTGCGACTGCTTATGGATGTAAGTGCGTTTAAACATGTCAAGATAATGTATATGCGCAATAAAAGCACAATAATCCCTTCCTTTCTTCCTCTTTGTCAGGAGCTGAATAACTATAGGTCAAAGTGCAGCATGCTCTTCCACTATGACTGGATCAGCATTCCCTTGGTCTACACGCAG GTAGTGACTGTGGCGGTGTACTCCTTCTTTACATTTTGCTTAATTGGGCGGCAGTTTGTGAAACCTGAGAAAGATGGGGAGAAGGTTCTGGACCTGTATGTCCCAATTTTTACTCTGCTGGAGTTCTTCTTTTACGCTGGCTGGTTAAAG GTGGGCGAACTTATTATCAACCCATTTGGAGAAGACGATGATGATTTTGAAACCAACCAACTCATAGATCGAAACATTCAG GTTTCTATGTTAGCTGTAGATGACATGCATCAAAATCTTCCTCCACTTGAGAAGGACAAATACTGGGTGGATAAGGGTCCTTCATATCCGTCAGCTAGTATGAAGCCTGTCTTCATGGGTTCTACACATGACATGAG GATACTGGAGGAAGATAGTGAGGAATCTGTACCAACAGCCAAGACACAAATGCTTGCCATCAATGTGTGGCCGACTACACACAAAGGAAAAAAGCAGAAGAGCAAGAGCTTTCAGCAGTTATGTCTTTGCTGCAGTGCTAAATGTAAGAACGAGCGCTCTAGACTTGAACAGCCTTCCAAGAGCAGCATCCTATCAGCACCGCAGCAACAAAACATGACCATGTGCCAGGAAAAACTCTTGGGGTTACCTGAAACTACAGGACCAACAAACCAAGACCCATAG
- the best4 gene encoding bestrophin-4 isoform X2, producing MTVSYTLKVANAKFGGFSKLLFRWKGSIYKLLYREFMVFCLLYSFISVIYRCVLNNEQQEMFERLARHCNKFAKLIPMSFVLGFYVTQAFQRWWGQYTSFPLPDNLMMVVSGNVHGTDERGRLLRRTLMRYANLSSVLILRSISTRVRKRFPTLEDIVEAGFMTEEELKKLNHLYSDFNKYWMPLAWFANLASHARKEGRVKDDIALRLLMDELNNYRSKCSMLFHYDWISIPLVYTQVVTVAVYSFFTFCLIGRQFVKPEKDGEKVLDLYVPIFTLLEFFFYAGWLKVGELIINPFGEDDDDFETNQLIDRNIQVSMLAVDDMHQNLPPLEKDKYWVDKGPSYPSASMKPVFMGSTHDMRILEEDSEESVPTAKTQMLAINVWPTTHKGKKQKSKSFQQLCLCCSAKCKNERSRLEQPSKSSILSAPQQQNMTMCQEKLLGLPETTGPTNQDP from the exons ATGACGGTGTCCTACACGCTCAAGGTGGCCAATGCCAAGTTTGGAGGCTTCTCAAAGTTGCTCTTCCGATGGAAAGGAAGCATTTACAAGCTTCTATACAGAGAATTCATGGTCTTCTGCTTACTGTACAGCTTCATCAGTGTTATATACAG GTGTGTCCTCAATAATGAACAACAGGAGATGTTTGAGCGACTTGCACGTCATTGTAACAAGTTTGCTAaactcatccccatgtcatttgttcttg GGTTCTATGTCACACAGGCGTTTCAACGCTGGTGGGGTCAATATACAAGCTTTCCCCTGCCAGATAACCTGATGATGGTCGTATCTGGGAATGTCCATGGCACAGATGAAAGAGGCCGTCTGCTGAGGAGAACTCTGATGAGATACGCAAACCTGTCATCGGTCCTCATCCTGCGCTCCATCAGTACACGAGTGCGCAAGAGATTCCCAACTCTGGAGGACATTGTGGAGGCAG GATTCATGACCGAAGAGGAGCTTAAGAAACTAAACCATCTGTACTCTGACTTTAACAAGTACTGGATGCCACTTGCATGGTTTGCAAACCTGGCATCACACGCAAGAAAAGAAGGACGTGTGAAAGATGATATAGCCTTGCGACTGCTTATGGAT GAGCTGAATAACTATAGGTCAAAGTGCAGCATGCTCTTCCACTATGACTGGATCAGCATTCCCTTGGTCTACACGCAG GTAGTGACTGTGGCGGTGTACTCCTTCTTTACATTTTGCTTAATTGGGCGGCAGTTTGTGAAACCTGAGAAAGATGGGGAGAAGGTTCTGGACCTGTATGTCCCAATTTTTACTCTGCTGGAGTTCTTCTTTTACGCTGGCTGGTTAAAG GTGGGCGAACTTATTATCAACCCATTTGGAGAAGACGATGATGATTTTGAAACCAACCAACTCATAGATCGAAACATTCAG GTTTCTATGTTAGCTGTAGATGACATGCATCAAAATCTTCCTCCACTTGAGAAGGACAAATACTGGGTGGATAAGGGTCCTTCATATCCGTCAGCTAGTATGAAGCCTGTCTTCATGGGTTCTACACATGACATGAG GATACTGGAGGAAGATAGTGAGGAATCTGTACCAACAGCCAAGACACAAATGCTTGCCATCAATGTGTGGCCGACTACACACAAAGGAAAAAAGCAGAAGAGCAAGAGCTTTCAGCAGTTATGTCTTTGCTGCAGTGCTAAATGTAAGAACGAGCGCTCTAGACTTGAACAGCCTTCCAAGAGCAGCATCCTATCAGCACCGCAGCAACAAAACATGACCATGTGCCAGGAAAAACTCTTGGGGTTACCTGAAACTACAGGACCAACAAACCAAGACCCATAG
- the rps8a gene encoding 40S ribosomal protein S8, with translation MGISRDNWHKRRKTGGKRKPVHKKRKYELGRPPANTKIGARRIHTIRVRGGNKKYRALRLDVGNFSWGSECCTRKTRIIDVVYNASNNELVRTKTLVKNCVVLVDSTPYRQWYESHYALPLGRKKGAKLTPEEEEILNKKRSKKVQKKFDTRRKNSKISPLLEDQFLQGKLLACIASRPGQCGRADGYIIEGKELEFYLRKIKAKKGK, from the exons ATGG GTATCTCAAGGGACAACTGGCACAAACGCCGTAAGACCGGTGGCAAACGCAAGCCCGTCCACAAGAAAAGGAAATATGAGCTCGGGCGACCTCCCGCAAATACCAAG ATTGGAGCTCGGCGCATCCACACAATAAGAGTCCGTGGTGGAAACAAGAAATACCGTGCCTTGAGGCTCGACGTGGGCAACTTCTCATGGGGCTCAGAGT GCTGTACCCGCAAGACCAGGATCATCGATGTGGTCTACAACGCCTCTAACAATGAGCTTGTTAGAACCAAGACCCTGGTGAAGAACTGTGTGGTCCTTGTGGACAGCACTCCTTACAGACAGTGGTATGAGTCTCACTACGCCCTCCCGCTTGGCAGGAAGAAGGGAGCCAAGCTG ACCCCTGAGGAAGAGGAAATCCTGAACAAGAAGAGGTCGAAAAAGGTCCAAAAGAAGTTTGACACTCGCAGAAAGAACAGCAAAATCAGTCCTCTGTTGGAGGATCAGTTCCTGCAGGGAAAACTTCTTG CCTGCATTGCCTCCAGACCAGGACAGTGTGGCAGGGCCGATGGCTATATTATTGAGGGCAAAGAACTGGAGTTCTACCTGAGGAAGATTAAAGCCAAGAAAGGCAAATAA
- the hectd3 gene encoding E3 ubiquitin-protein ligase HECTD3 isoform X1, which yields MSPDVNPNTLLGRIRFLNKCIECFRKSEPLPESLCYVPKEVCYKICKDSSSGSVSASSSTAGNSGGKSLVSVWESPHQAPQKKLCKCNIEPKKGTCIRTTGEEYCNSHGLWVKISKEQLEEYRPGLDIEEGWILLCKHTEGGDRLVPVESPDTISRQQQLFGYDHKPCSRWEQVVDVENSLHMGSKPKVAEPDEAAVQKLRYAPPTWAFECDEDLVHYFYDHIGKEDENLGSVKQCVTSIDVSSSSEDPSGGASCLTDGDTETYWESDGMQGQHWIRLHMKRGTVVNKLILTVDSTDDNYMPKRVTVYGGEGDNLKKYSDVTIDDNLIGEVCVLEDMTSHLPVIEIRIEECRDEGIDVRIRGLKIKSSCERDLGLNADVFQSPNLVRYPRLEGTPPDVLYRRALVIQRFITLLDSLLPHMVPAWDYSLGTFNQIKSIKQFLLLSKRRSALITQCLKDSETSKPNFMPRLYINRRLAMEHRDNPTLDPTCKNAVFTQVYEGLKPSDKYEKTLDYRWPARYDQWWECKFIAEGIIDQGGGFRDSLADMSEELCPSSSECSMPLPFFTRTSNQGAGEARDFYVPNPSCREFHKFEWIGQLMGAALRGKDFLVLALPGLVWKQLIGETVSWTKDFPAVDSVLVKLLEAMEHMDKDTFDFKFGQELVYTTPLSDGRLVELIPGGSGVVVRYEDRMEFIRLVQKSRLEESREQIAAMQAGLVKVVPQAVLDLLTWQEVEKKVCGDPEITVEALKRLTRYEDLEQTDVRVQYLWEALMNFTNEDRSRFLRFVTGRSRLPAPIYIFPDKQGSETTDALPQSSTCSSTLYLPKYPSAKVCEEKLRYAAYNCVAIDTDMSPWEE from the exons ATGTCTCCAGACGTCAACCCCAACACCCTCCTGGGGAGAATACGCTTTTTAAACAAGTGCATTGAATGTTTCCGAAAAAGTGAACCTCTGCCGGAGTCCCTGTGCTACGTGCCGAAAGAAGTTTGCTACAAAATCTGTAAGGATTCGTCGTCGGGCTCCGTTTCCGCGTCCTCGTCAACAGCTGGCAACTCAGGTGGCAAAAGCCTGGTGTCGGTGTGGGAGAGCCCGCATCAGGCGCCACAGAAGAAATTATGCAAGTGTAACATCGAGCCCAAGAAAGGGACATGTATACGGACAACAGGGGAGGAGTACTGCAACAGCCATGGCCTGTGGGTCAAAATAAGCAAG GAGCAGCTGGAGGAGTATCGTCCTGGTCTGGACATAGAGGAGGGCTGGATCCTGCTGTGTAAACACACAGAAGGTGGAGACAGACTTGTGCCGGTGGAATCTCCCGACACTATCAGCCGCCAACAGCAGCTGTTTGGCTATGACCACAAGCCTTGTAGCAG GTGGGAACAGGTGGTGGATGTGGAAAACTCCTTACACATGGGTTCCAAACCCAAGGTGGCAGAGCCGGACGAGGCCGCTGTTCAAAAGCTGAG GTATGCCCCTCCTACGTGGGCGTTTGAATGTGATGAGGACCTCGTACACTACTTCTACGACCACATTGGGAAGGAAGATGAAAATCTTGGCAGTGTGAAGCAATGCGTGACCAGCATTGATGTGTCTTCTAGTTCG GAGGACCCCAGTGGTGGTGCAAGCTGCCTGACAGATGGAGACACTGAGACATACTGGGAGAGTGATGGCATGCAGGGACAGCACTGGATCCGTCTGCACATGAAGAGAGGCACTGTGGTCAA CAAACTGATATTAACAGTGGACTCAACAGATGATAACTACATGCCCAAAAGAGTGACTGTATATGGTGGAGAGGGAGATAATCTCAAGAAATACAGTGATGTAACAATAGACGA CAACTTAATAGGAGAGGTTTGTGTTCTGGAGGACATGACATCACATTTGCCGGTTATAGAGATCAGGATTGAGGAATGCAGAG atgaGGGAATCGATGTACGAATCAGGGGTCTAAAGATCAAATCGTCCTGTGAGCGTGACTTGGGCCTCAACGCAGACGTGTTTCAGTCTCCCAACCTAGTGCGCTACCCTAGATTGGAGGGCACACCTCCTGATGTCCTCTATCGCCGTGCTCTGGTCATTCAGAG GTTCATCACACTCCTGGACAGTCTATTACCACATATGGTGCCTGCATGGGACTACAGCCTTGGAACATTCAACCAGATCAAA AGCATAAAGCAGTTCCTGCTGTTGTCCAAGCGCCGCTCTGCCCTCATCACCCAGTGCCTGAAGGACTCTGAGACCAGTAAGCCTAACTTCATGCCCCGCCTTTACATCAACCGTCGCCTTGCCATGGAGCACCGTGACAACCCCACTCTGGACCCCACGTGTAAAAATGCTGTCTTCACTCAG GTGTATGAGGGTCTGAAGCCGTCTGACAAGTATGAAAAAACTCTGGACTACAG GTGGCCAGCACGATATGACCAGTGGTGGGAGTGTAAATTCATTGCAGAAGGCATCATCGATCAAG GTGGTGGATTTCGAGACAGCCTGGCAGACATGTCTGAAGAGCTTTGTCCCAGCTCATCAGAGTGCTCTATGCCACTTCCGTTCTTCACTCGAACCTCTAACCAG GGAGCTGGAGAGGCCAGAGACTTCTATGTGCCAAATCCTTCATGCCGAGAATTCCACAAGTTTGAGTGGATTGGACAACTAATGGGCGCAGCTCTTCGTGGAAAAGACTTTCTG GTTCTAGCTTTGCCAGGGCTTGTGTGGAAGCAGCTGATTGGGGAAACGGTCAGCTGGACGAAAGATTTTCCTGCAGTAGATTCAGTGCTG GTGAAGTTATTGGAGGCTATGGAGCATATGGACAAGGACACGTTTGACTTTAAGTTCGGCCAGGAGCTTGTGTACACCACACCCCTGAGTGACGGGCGGCTGGTGGAGCTGATTCCAGGAGGAAGTGGAGTGGTGGTCCGATATGAAGATCGCATGGAGTTCATACGCCTGGTACAGAAATCGAGACTAGAAGAGAGCCGAgaacag ATAGCTGCCATGCAGGCAGGACTGGTGAAAGTGGTGCCGCAAGCTGTGCTTGATCTCCTGACATGGCAGGAAGTGGAGAAGAAAGTGTGTGGAGACCCAGAGATCACAGTGGAGGCCCTTAAACGCCTCA CACGCTATGAAGACTTGGAACAAACAGATGTCAGAGTGCAGTACTTATGGGAAGCCCTGATGAACTTCACCAATG AGGATCGTAGTAGGTTTTTGAGGTTTGTGACTGGCAGAAGTCGTCTTCCTGCTCCAATTTACATCTTTCCAGATAAACAAGG GTCTGAAACCACAGATGCACTTCCTCAATCTTCCACATGTTCCAGCACCCTTTATCTACCCAAATACCCAAG TGCTAAAGTTTGTGAAGAGAAGCTTCGCTATGCTGCATATAACTGTGTGGCCATCGACACAGACATGAGCCCTTGGGAGGAGTGA
- the hectd3 gene encoding E3 ubiquitin-protein ligase HECTD3 isoform X2 → MSPDVNPNTLLGRIRFLNKCIECFRKSEPLPESLCYVPKEVCYKICKDSSSGSVSASSSTAGNSGGKSLVSVWESPHQAPQKKLCKCNIEPKKGTCIRTTGEEYCNSHGLWVKISKEQLEEYRPGLDIEEGWILLCKHTEGGDRLVPVESPDTISRQQQLFGYDHKPCSRWEQVVDVENSLHMGSKPKVAEPDEAAVQKLRYAPPTWAFECDEDLVHYFYDHIGKEDENLGSVKQCVTSIDVSSSSEDPSGGASCLTDGDTETYWESDGMQGQHWIRLHMKRGTVVNKLILTVDSTDDNYMPKRVTVYGGEGDNLKKYSDVTIDDNLIGEVCVLEDMTSHLPVIEIRIEECRDEGIDVRIRGLKIKSSCERDLGLNADVFQSPNLVRYPRLEGTPPDVLYRRALVIQRFITLLDSLLPHMVPAWDYSLGTFNQIKSIKQFLLLSKRRSALITQCLKDSETSKPNFMPRLYINRRLAMEHRDNPTLDPTCKNAVFTQVYEGLKPSDKYEKTLDYRWPARYDQWWECKFIAEGIIDQGGGFRDSLADMSEELCPSSSECSMPLPFFTRTSNQGAGEARDFYVPNPSCREFHKFEWIGQLMGAALRGKDFLVLALPGLVWKQLIGETVSWTKDFPAVDSVLVKLLEAMEHMDKDTFDFKFGQELVYTTPLSDGRLVELIPGGSGVVVRYEDRMEFIRLVQKSRLEESREQIAAMQAGLVKVVPQAVLDLLTWQEVEKKVCGDPEITVEALKRLTLYSSRSQLVLLQDQSYILILS, encoded by the exons ATGTCTCCAGACGTCAACCCCAACACCCTCCTGGGGAGAATACGCTTTTTAAACAAGTGCATTGAATGTTTCCGAAAAAGTGAACCTCTGCCGGAGTCCCTGTGCTACGTGCCGAAAGAAGTTTGCTACAAAATCTGTAAGGATTCGTCGTCGGGCTCCGTTTCCGCGTCCTCGTCAACAGCTGGCAACTCAGGTGGCAAAAGCCTGGTGTCGGTGTGGGAGAGCCCGCATCAGGCGCCACAGAAGAAATTATGCAAGTGTAACATCGAGCCCAAGAAAGGGACATGTATACGGACAACAGGGGAGGAGTACTGCAACAGCCATGGCCTGTGGGTCAAAATAAGCAAG GAGCAGCTGGAGGAGTATCGTCCTGGTCTGGACATAGAGGAGGGCTGGATCCTGCTGTGTAAACACACAGAAGGTGGAGACAGACTTGTGCCGGTGGAATCTCCCGACACTATCAGCCGCCAACAGCAGCTGTTTGGCTATGACCACAAGCCTTGTAGCAG GTGGGAACAGGTGGTGGATGTGGAAAACTCCTTACACATGGGTTCCAAACCCAAGGTGGCAGAGCCGGACGAGGCCGCTGTTCAAAAGCTGAG GTATGCCCCTCCTACGTGGGCGTTTGAATGTGATGAGGACCTCGTACACTACTTCTACGACCACATTGGGAAGGAAGATGAAAATCTTGGCAGTGTGAAGCAATGCGTGACCAGCATTGATGTGTCTTCTAGTTCG GAGGACCCCAGTGGTGGTGCAAGCTGCCTGACAGATGGAGACACTGAGACATACTGGGAGAGTGATGGCATGCAGGGACAGCACTGGATCCGTCTGCACATGAAGAGAGGCACTGTGGTCAA CAAACTGATATTAACAGTGGACTCAACAGATGATAACTACATGCCCAAAAGAGTGACTGTATATGGTGGAGAGGGAGATAATCTCAAGAAATACAGTGATGTAACAATAGACGA CAACTTAATAGGAGAGGTTTGTGTTCTGGAGGACATGACATCACATTTGCCGGTTATAGAGATCAGGATTGAGGAATGCAGAG atgaGGGAATCGATGTACGAATCAGGGGTCTAAAGATCAAATCGTCCTGTGAGCGTGACTTGGGCCTCAACGCAGACGTGTTTCAGTCTCCCAACCTAGTGCGCTACCCTAGATTGGAGGGCACACCTCCTGATGTCCTCTATCGCCGTGCTCTGGTCATTCAGAG GTTCATCACACTCCTGGACAGTCTATTACCACATATGGTGCCTGCATGGGACTACAGCCTTGGAACATTCAACCAGATCAAA AGCATAAAGCAGTTCCTGCTGTTGTCCAAGCGCCGCTCTGCCCTCATCACCCAGTGCCTGAAGGACTCTGAGACCAGTAAGCCTAACTTCATGCCCCGCCTTTACATCAACCGTCGCCTTGCCATGGAGCACCGTGACAACCCCACTCTGGACCCCACGTGTAAAAATGCTGTCTTCACTCAG GTGTATGAGGGTCTGAAGCCGTCTGACAAGTATGAAAAAACTCTGGACTACAG GTGGCCAGCACGATATGACCAGTGGTGGGAGTGTAAATTCATTGCAGAAGGCATCATCGATCAAG GTGGTGGATTTCGAGACAGCCTGGCAGACATGTCTGAAGAGCTTTGTCCCAGCTCATCAGAGTGCTCTATGCCACTTCCGTTCTTCACTCGAACCTCTAACCAG GGAGCTGGAGAGGCCAGAGACTTCTATGTGCCAAATCCTTCATGCCGAGAATTCCACAAGTTTGAGTGGATTGGACAACTAATGGGCGCAGCTCTTCGTGGAAAAGACTTTCTG GTTCTAGCTTTGCCAGGGCTTGTGTGGAAGCAGCTGATTGGGGAAACGGTCAGCTGGACGAAAGATTTTCCTGCAGTAGATTCAGTGCTG GTGAAGTTATTGGAGGCTATGGAGCATATGGACAAGGACACGTTTGACTTTAAGTTCGGCCAGGAGCTTGTGTACACCACACCCCTGAGTGACGGGCGGCTGGTGGAGCTGATTCCAGGAGGAAGTGGAGTGGTGGTCCGATATGAAGATCGCATGGAGTTCATACGCCTGGTACAGAAATCGAGACTAGAAGAGAGCCGAgaacag ATAGCTGCCATGCAGGCAGGACTGGTGAAAGTGGTGCCGCAAGCTGTGCTTGATCTCCTGACATGGCAGGAAGTGGAGAAGAAAGTGTGTGGAGACCCAGAGATCACAGTGGAGGCCCTTAAACGCCTCA cTCTGTACAGCAGTCGCTCTCAACTGGTTTTACTTCAGGACCAAAGTTATATATTGATTTTAAGTTGA